AATCGGCGTTATCACACCCTTTTCCGGCACAAAGAATCACCTCGGCGTCAGTCAGATCAACGGTCTGGGGGTCCGACGGGATTCTTTCCACAATGACGGAACTCCTTGGGGCTAATTCAGTAAGTTCTGTTTCAGCGGGCGGGAGGTACTCATTGATTCGTAAAGAAGTCTTGGCGTCTGTAGGAAGGCTGACCGGGCTCAAAGCGCCTACGGGAACGGTGATAACTAGAAATCCGCGTTGGTCCCAGATCCGTGTTTCATCAATGCGCCGCCCCATTACCCGGCGGCTTAGGTGAAGTCCCTGATCACTGCAACTAACGGCATTTACCTCGGTGACCAATCCCGCATCCAGATGCGCGGCCAGCAACGGTGCCTGAGTGCACCCCAGATCGTTGTGGGCAAAAACAATGATGCCGCCCTTTTGTTCGGCAACAAACCCGGCAAGCGCGGCACCCAGTCTCTGCGGGGTGTCGATATATTGTTCAGCGTCCTTGAGCAGAGTTACTTCAGGCACACCATAGTCGGCAAACTTCTGTTGGGCTTCCTGTCCAAGGTCAGAGAACACAAGCGCACGCCAGGAAGAATCAAGTATTTTCGACAAACGCGCACCATAGGACAAAAGACCCCGCCCCGTCCTGTCGGGGACCCCTTCTGGCAGTTCCGTCACAATAAACAGCTCATTGGCCTCCATCACAACTCTCTTCCCACCTTGTGGCCTTCCCAGATGGCCATATCAAGTTTGCGAGGCGCCACGCAGTCACCGATCCTGTGCAGTTCTACAACCTTGCCTTTCAAGGAGTGGTAGAGCTGATCATCGACCTGCTGGCCCATGGCAAGTACCAGGGTGTCATAGGGCCCCCATTCACGCCACTCGTTGGAATAGACGTTAAATCCTTTAACCTTCTTTTCTCCCTTTTCACCGCCGATTTCCATGACCGCAATATCAGGCGTGAAGGTGATGCCTTTTTGCAGCAAGCGTTGGCGGGTCAGGTACAGGTCCTGGGTCGGTCCAAGTTCAGCGCCAATGAACAGGCTTGAGGTGATCATATGCACCTTTTTACCCTGGTCGGCTAAAAACTCAGCCGTGGCGGATGCCCGATGATGGCCGTCGTAGTCGATAAAGCCGATATTCTCACCAAGCTCAGCTTCGCCGTTAAGCACCTGCCAGACATTAAACACTGCCGGGCCGTCCCAGCCGCCCACCGGATGTTCCTTGGGCACGCTGCCGGTGGCCACGATCACGGCGTCGGGTTGTTCTTGGACCACAAGTTCCGGGGTCACGGCCACGCCTAAACAAAGCTTAACCCCGGCCTTTTCCAGCTGGCCCTTTTCATTGCGGATAACGACACCGACCTCATCACGTCCGGCCCCCTTCATGGCAATGTTGACCTGACCGCCCACCTGCTCCTGCCGCTCGTACAGCGTCACGTCATGGCCGCGCCGGGCAGCCATCTTAGCCGCCCACATACCGGCGGGACCTGCGCCTGCGATGAGCACCTTTTTTTTCACTGCCGCAGGGGTAGTCAAAGTCTCTCCCCCCATCTCCTTTTCCCGGCCCACACAAGGGTTTTGAATGCAGCCAAGGGTCTTATTCATGCCGATACGACCGATGCAGCCCTGGTTGTCTGCAATGCAGTGACGGATATCATCAAGCCTGCCTTCTTGGGCTTTCCTGGGCAAAAAGGGATCGCAGATAAGCCCACGGCACATGCCGATCATGTCGGCCTGTCCCGCCTCAAGAACCTTTTCCGCCATGACCGGATCATTGATGCGTCCGGTGCAGAAGACCGGCAGATTAACCTTCTCCCGCATGCCGGCTGCCAACGGGATGGTGTAGCCTAAAGGCATATGCATAGTGCCTTCCACCAGATAGAGATTATAAAAGGTGGCAATGGAGAGATCCATAAAATCAATCAAGCCGCTTTGCTCAAAAAGCACGCCGATCTCCTGGACATCCGCAAGGTTCAAGCCGCCCGGAATCATTTCATCGCCGCACATCCGAATACCAATGGTGAAATTTCTGCCCACGGCCCGGCGGACCGCCTCAACAAACATCAGCGGTGCCCGCATGCGATTTTCCAGGCTGCCGCCAAATTCATCCTGCCTGAAATTGGTTAAAGGCGAGAGAAACTGCCGGGCCAGGCTGGAGTGACCGAACTGGATTTCCACGCCGTCAAAGCCCCCCTCGCGAACGTGAAGGGCACTTTGGGCAAAATATTGGGCGACCTCGAAAATATCTTCGGCTTCCATCTCCTTGGGCGTCTCCCTGAAAAGCACATCGGGCATGGGGCTGGGCGCCCAGACCGGAAGCCTGGAGTTGGAGCCGTCACATTGCTGGCCATTGTGGTTGATCTGGGCAAAAATGCGGCAATCATACTGGTGGACGTGATCGGTAATCTTTTTAAACCCGTCCACAACCCCGGGATGATAAACATCGATTAGCTTCTCGTACGCCATATCCGTGGGATGGACGCTCATTTCCTCGGTGATGATTAACCCGGCTCCCCCCCTGGCACGCTCTCCCCAATAGTACATCTGGCGTTCACTGGGCATGTTGTTGACCGCAAAATTGGTCAGATGGGGTTGAAAGGAAATCCGGTTTTTAACTTCAACATTTCCCAGGTTGATGGGTGAGAACAGCTTGTTAAAAGTAGACATGTCTTAAAAAACTCCGTCATCTGCCAACGGGTGTATCGGCAATAGCCGTCACACACCGCTCAAGGCATTCGGGATCACCGCCGGCGATCTCATTTTTCAGATGGTAGGCAACGGCTGGGCAACCGCCGTGACACTGGTCAAACCGTTTGCAATCCTCACAGGAGTGGATGCGAAGGCCTCGGAAAGAATGAAAAATATCCGCATGATCCCAGATATCAAGAAAAGCGGATTCCCGTATCGACCCTGCATAGAAAGGTTCACTTTGCAAAAAGGCACAGGGAAATACATCGCCTGTAGGACCAACGCAGCAGGTCAGCTTGGCCGCCCCACACAGATTTAGACCCAGCCCCTGCCGCTCCTGGGGGGTCAAAGAAAAAAAACTGTCGCCGGTGCGCACATCGGGACAGCCGTTGAGCCATTGTGAAAAGGTGATAAGCTGACGGGCTGAGGGCCGCAATTCGTCCCAGTTGTCCTGGCCCCGCCCCGACGGGCGAAACCGGCTGGCCCTAAATGACACGCCCAGGGATTGTGCCAGTGTATGCAGTGCTGGGATCTCATCAGCATTCTGGGCGGTAAGTACCGTATTGATACTGGTGGAGATGGGTGTTGCCGCCAGTAATTTAACCGCTTCGATGGCCCCGTCAAAGGTTCCTTTGCCTCGTATGGCGTCACAGGTGGCAGGTGTCGCGCCGTCAATGCTGACCTGGACGGCAACCAGGTCACTTTTTTGTGCCAGGGTAGACACTGTTTCTTCATCAAGCAGCAGACCGTTGGTGGAGATACAAGTCATGATATTCTTTTCATGGCACTTCTCCAGAATCTGGTAGAAATCAGGCCTGATAAACGGTTCGCCACCGCCGAAATTAATCTGAAATACAGTGGCTGCACTAAGTTGATCAATCAGATCAAAGGCTTCCCGGGTGGACAATTCGTTTTCAGCGGGCACTCCGGAGGCCGAAAGGCAGTGACTGCACCTCAGATTACACTGCTGGGTCACTTCCCATGTCAGGTTGACAGGGGCCGTAAGGCCCTGCTCAACATATCTATTGCTCATACGCAAACCCCTTTTGCACAAGTTGCCTGAGAAACGTCAGCATAATTTTCTTTTGATCATCAGACAACGACGCCAACACCTTTTTTTGAACAGAATCCTTTTGGAAAAACGCGCAGGTCAACACAGAACCGGTCTCTGCAAAAAGAAGCTTTGGCCCCAGGGAGCTGTAAAAGAGCAGGCCGAACTGCTCCTGCCTCACTTGGCTGGTCGACCGTAAAACAAAGGCAGGGACATTCATTTTTAATAGACTCCGCAAATCCCGTCTATGGCCAATTCTTCAATTCTGATTTCTTCAATAATGCAGGGGGCTTCCTGGGCGTTCTCCACATTTTCGCTGTCAAACGTTGCCGCTTGTTCCGTACTTTTTATTTCTTGGGGTGTAGTCTTTTCCATTATACGTCTCTCCATATCAATATTGTTTATTACTTTAAGAAAGTATGTGTACTTTCAATTTTGGTTGTGGGCTGAAGCCTGGGTATTGATAGCCAGGCTCCAGCCCGTGGCTGTTAATCTATTTCACAGATCCAACGGCCCTTGATCTGCCTTTTGTCCATGGCCTCGGCCACATCATTAATATCTTCCAATTTAAATCTTTCGGTGATCAGCTTGTCAAGCTTAAGATCATGCTGCATGGCCATGTTGACCAGACGGGGGATATCATCATGGGTGGAAATGGAACCATAGAGATTACCCTTGATGGTTTTCTGATGCAGGGGCAGCAGCATCAGGGGCAGATTGGTTGTCTGATCGTGGGGAGAGACACCGATAACAATCAGCTCTCCGCCGATACTTGTTGACCAATACGCCTGGATAATTGCGCCGGGGTCACCTTTTACTTCAAACACATACTCTGCACCGCCGCCCATGATGGTACCGTCATCCATCTTTACACCGCCGGTGAGCAGCTGAATGGCCGGAACCGGGTCTTCCTTGGAGCTGTCGATAAAATGGGTGGCGCCAAATTCCATGGCCAGTTCACGTTTGCTGCCTTCAATATCAACGGCAATCAACGGGTTGGCATGGCGCAGGGCTGCTGCGCGCAGAACATTGAGGCCGACACCGCCGAGACAGTAAACCGCCACAGGGGCACCAGGAGGAAAGGCGGCGGAATTAAACACAGAGCCCCAGCCCGTGGGAACGCAACATCCCATCAGCGCAGCCTGTTCCAGGGGAAAATCTTTAGGCATGGGGATAACCGCCCGCTCGGGAACCACCGAGTGGGTTGAAAAACAGGAGACAAAATTGCCGTGACGGACCACGCCGCCATTGGCATCTCTCATGCGGGCAGTGCCGTCAAGCAGGAAACCTTCCAGAAAATAATTAAAACTGGTGGTGCAGATATTACCCTTGCCCCTGCGGCAATTGGGGCAATGACCACAGGGAACCATCCAGGTGACGCCGACATGATCACCCTTCTGTACAGTAGTGACGCCCGGACCGACGGCTTCAACAATTCCTGCGCCTTCGTGACCCGCAACCATAGGCATCTTGACGGGGACTTCACCTTTTAACATATGCAAATCAGAATGACAGTATCCGGTATGGGTATACTTAATCAGCACCTCGTTTTCCTTGGGTGGATCCAGTTCCAGCGTCTCAATGGAATATTTCATACCGGGTTCCCGTAAAACAGCACCTTTGATTTTCATGGCATCTCCTTGTGGACTTCAATATGGTTGTTGCATGGGGGTAAAACACGGGGGGAATTGGGCGGGGTATCAAAACTGCCTTTTCTTCCTGGTTCATCTCCTTGCAGGTTCTATCATCCCTTACACCGCATAGCCTTTGCCACCGCGGCCCGGGAACTCATCCGTTTGACTTTTCATCTCAAACGGAATGGGATAATACCATGACAATAAATGTTCGGCAATAGGCATACAATTTAACTTGTCAAGGAAAATCTTTACAACTTCACCAAATAAAAAACAAGCCGGCTTAAGGTTGCCCAGCCGGCTTGTTTTTATGTTCTAATCTATTTCACAAATCCAGCGGCCTTTAATCTGGCGCTTGTCCATGGCTTCGGCTACGTCATTAATATCTTCCAGCTTAAATTTGTCCGTGATCAGCTTGTCCAGCTTGAGATCATGGTTCATTGCCATCTTGACCAGGCGGGGGATATCATCATGGGTGGAGATGGCACCATAAAGATTTCCCTTGATGGTTTTTTGATGCAGGGGCAGCAGCATCAGGGATAAATCGGTTGTCTGGTCGTGGGGGGTGATACCCAGAACAATCAGTTCACCGCCGATACTTGTGGACCAGTAGGCCTGGATAATAGAACCGGGATCGCCTTTGGCCTCAAATACATACTCGGCACCGCCGCCCATAATGGTCCCGTCGTCCATTTTTACGCCGCCGGTGAGCAGCTGAATGGCCGGTACCGGATCTTCTTTGGAACTGTCGATAAAATGAGTTGCGCCAAATTCCATGGCAAGTTCACGTTTGCTGCCTTCAATATCAACGGCAATCAAGGGATAGGCATGGCGCATGGCTGCTGCCCGCAAAATATTAAGCCCGACGCCGCCAAGGCAGTAAACCGCCACAGGCGCTCCGGGAGGAAAGGCGGCGGTATTAAACACAGAACCCCAGCCTGTGGGCACACAACATCCCATCAACGCGGCCTGCTCGAGGGGAAACTCTTTGGGCATGGGAATGACCGCCCGCTCGGGAACCACGGAGTGCGTTGAAAAACAGGAGACAAAATTACCATGCCGGACCACATCGCCCTTGGCATCCCTTATGCGAGAAGTACCGTCGAGCAACATGCCCTCCAGAAAATAATTAAAACTGGTGGTGCAGATATTGCCCTTGCCCCGGCGGCAATTGGGGCAGTGCCCACAGGGAACCATCCAGGTGACACCGACATGATCTCCTTTCTGCACAGTTGTGACGCCCGGACCTACAGCTTCAACAATACCGGCACCTTCGTGACCGGCAACCAAAGGCATCTTGATGGGAATTTCCCCTTTCAACAAATGCAAATCAGAGTGACAGTACCCGGTATGGGTATACTTGACCAGCACCTCGTTCTCCTTGGGCGGATCAAGCTCTAAAGTCTCGATGGAATACTTCATACCAGGTTCCCGTAAAACAGCGCCTTTGATTTTCATAACATCTCCTTTAGAAATTTTTGCTCTTTCTTTGTTCTCTTTTTGCAATTGGGATTGGACCATAGCACGACAAAACCGGAGCCGCAACACATATAAATAGTTGATTTGTCAACTAAATTAATCTCCTTGGTTGCCCACTGTCTTCTATTCTGATAATGGTGAGCGGCATATTTTATTATTTCCATGAGGAGGAGACACATGAATCCGGAACAGGCGCTTGACAAACTGACCCAATATGGTGTTGTTCCTGCAAACAGGCTTATCATTGCCATTACCCGCCACTGCAACTTAAAATGCAATCACTGCTGGTTGACATCCGGCCCAAAGTCGTCCCTGAAACATGTGGATGCAACGTTGTTAAAAGAGACCCTCGCCCTCTGGGTTAATGCCGGGGTGCAAACCCTCTGTCTTTCCGGCGGGGAACCGCTCACTCACCCTCAGTGGCAGGACATTCTCACCTATTGCGCGCAATTTCCCACGATTTACCATCTGCGGTTGCAGACCAATGGCACCCTGCTGACCCCCAAAATTGTAAACGACCTGACAGATCCTGTATTTGCCAACCTTCATCTGCAAATCAGTCTTGATGGTGCACAGCCTGCCACCCACGACCTTGTCAGGGGCAAAGGCAACTTTGCCAAAACCATGAACGGCCTGCAACTGCTTTCAGATGCGGGCCTGGGGCCACGTACAACAGTCTCGTTTACGGAGATGGCACACAATTTCGAAGAACTGCCCCAACTGTTTACCATGATGGAGAAACTGGACCTCGGCCGTGTGGTGAGCGGCACCCTGATACAGGGAGGACGGGCACTAACCCGCGCCCTGGACCTTCCATCTCCCAAACAATATGCCAACCTGATAGAACGATTCTCACATGATGCACAACTGCGGGCCATCTATAAAAAAATCGGCAATACGTCCTGCCTGGAATGGTATGCCTCCCGCCGTGAAATTTCAGAACACCATTGTGCCAACTGCATGGAATCTCTCTATATTTCAGAGGAAGGGACGCTTTTTCCATGCGGACTTTTATCTGTTACCAACTACGGTATCGAAAAGGTGTGGAACTGTTCTGTGGAATCTATCGTGGAAAAAGCAGAGACCCGGTGGGCAGGCCTGAACGAGCTGAGCAGACAACGCGCCGACAATATTCAAGCGTGTGCGGCTTGTTCCGGTCGTCTGCATTGCCAAAGCGGCTGTATGGCAAGGCTTGCACGGCAAACAGATAATTTTTTGGAAGTGGAAGATCGGTGCCGGCTTAGAAAGCAAGTTTACGCATTACCGGACCTGCCGAATATATGATAAAGCCCGAGCGAAAACCGCCTGAACCGGAGGGGGTGTCCATCCCCAATCCGGTTCAGACGGGAATAAGCGGCTTTAGAAAGCATACATGAATTTAAACCAGTATTTTTCGCCTCTCGGCCTGTTCTCAACATTGGTATCAAACTGTACCTTCAGGTTGAAAAACATATTTTTGTAGTTGTACTGGATGGCAGGGCCGATAGAAAGCGCTTGGCCCTTGTTGTCGACATTGACTCCCGAAAGTTCGTCATCGGTGGCCTGGAGATAGAGCATACCGTTAAGGCCGAACATCCAGTTGCCGACGTGCTGTCCAATCAGGTAGTCACAGATAAATTCATTTCCAGTGGTGTAATCGGTGTCCGGATTTTCAAAGTTGACCAGATACTGCAATTTTGCCGAAAGTTCAAAACCTGTATCAAAGAGGTATGTAACGGCCAGGATAGGAGCCACAGTCCAATAATTTCGGCCGAGACTTGCCGCATCATCATCGTCATATTCTCCCACAGGGAGCCAGACGTCCAGTGAACCGACAACATGAAGATTTTTGTTCGGATGCCAGCCTAAAGTGAGTGCTGAGACTTCAATATCGCCAAGTCCGCCTGTGGAATCATGGACTCCAGCCTCGACAATATCGACCTGGGAACTGAGAACAGGGATAATGGCATGCCAAGCCACATCAGCCCCGAACAGTTTCATGTCAGAGACATAAATAAAACGAAACGCCGCGCCGGTCACATTAAGATCAAAATCCAAAGGCTGTTTATTACCATTGCCGTCCATTAATTCATCAGCAGTATAATGAAACGAGTAAACAATGGGATAAAACCCCGGTCCGGGCAAGGCACCCAACATGAAATCCTCGTTCCCGCCCAGATAGGCAGAGCCGCCGCCTTCAGCAGCGAATGCACCTTGAAGCGGACAGACAAGCATAGCCAGAATGAGCATGACCCCTGTAATTGATTTAACCAATTTTAACGACTTTTTCGCATACGCGTCCCCGAAAAAAATAGCTTTCTGCATGAAAAAATACCTCCTGATCTCGTTTTCTTTGTTATCCCCTCTCACATTAATCAGAACGCTTTTTCACATTAAACACTATAGATTGCAACCATATTTTTTTTTGTTTCCATGCATAACGCATATCCAAAGAAGGCGGCTCGATCTTGAAAATTAAAATATTTCAGTGATTTTCCAAGATGTTACAAAAAACTTTTTAAATTAACCGATCTTACTGCTGATCGTCGGCTTCCAATAGCGGCATCAACCGGGGCGCTGCGGCCTTGAGAATCTGTACTGCAAGAGCGCTTGTGAAGGTATAGTCGTCGGAATCCTGTCCCGCCACATAGGCGGTGACGACGCCGTAAAAGCGATCGCCGATGAAAAATACGAACACGGCAGTGCGGTTTATTGCTTTGGATAAAATGAGTTGTCCGTCTGAACCGTAGATATTGTGGCGGTTGTCGCCAGTGCCCGTTTTACCGCCTACAGCCAAATCGGTGCCGTCGGAAAGCAAAAACGCGTTGCGAATCCGCCGGGCCGTTCCGCTTTCAACCACCCCTAAAAGCGCCTGGCGAAGTGCCATAGCAACCTGAGGGTGCATCACCTGCTCCCCCTGGCTTTTTCTATAAGCCAACCTGGTTTCATAAGGCGTTTTTTCTCCAAAACAAAGTTTGCGAATTTGGAGGGTAGGATACCATTTGCCTTTGTTCAAAACGATACCCACAAGTTCCGCCAATGAATCCGGCCGATCTGCAGAACTGCCGATGGCGGTGGCATAGGATGGCACAAGGCTGTTAAACGGGTATTTCAAACGCTTCCATGCCAAAAATATTTCACTGAACGCTTCCACTTCGAGAAGGGCTCGGATGCGCACATCCTGTTTGTTCTTTCTGGAGGTCCTAAACAGCCATGTATAGACCTGTTGACGTTCCGCCGCACTGTTTTGAATCACTTCACCAAGGCCTGCATCCGGGTGCCGGTTCAAATAGGCCAGCGTCCACAGTTCCAGGGGGTGAACCCGGGTAATATAGCCAAGCTCCACAAGCGAATAGGTATGGGGACCAGACATTTCAAAAAGTTCCGGCAAACGATTGCCGGCAGCCTGTCCGTTTTTCAAATGACCGGAAAGAAACGCCTTGAATTCTTTGAACCCGGCTGCCGGTTTGATATATCGAAAAGCGGCAGCCAAATTTTTCGGGTTTTGGCGCATACCCTCCAGCAAAATGTCAAAGGCCTCATCAAAAGATTTCCCTGCATATTTGCGGTAAAACCGCTGAAGAAAAATTTGCCCCTCCTGATCCGCAAATTTAGCCAGATAATCGTGCCGCCGGGGGTCAGTGGCATCTGCCAGAAGCTGCCGAACCCCTGGAATCTGATATTTGTAGTACTGGGTAATGTCTCGCATCATTCTAATGAATACCAGATTGATCGAATGATTGAAGGCATCCTGCACTGAAAACATTCGGGTATCATGCCGCGTGTCAAAATTGGAAAAGGTGTGGACCCCGCCGCCGGTGAAAAACTTCTCTTCGGGACTTGCCGAATAGCTACGCTGCATGGCGGAGGCCAGTATGGCGGAAAGAGCCCTGTCCCCGGACCTGCTTAGATAAGAGATTACCCAGCGGCTCAAATCGTCCGCCGGGTCCACCTCCACATTTGCTAATTCTGATAGGGAGAGCGAACGGTATTGTTTATGGAGGCCGGCAATGATCTCAAGGTAGGTCGCCAATGTCCGGAATTTGGCCGATGAGCCGAGTTCAAGCTTGGTACCCGAATTGATATTGAGCGGCTGATCAAGCGTGTCTGTCTGGAGGCGCATAAAATTGGCTCCGTCAGACCGTTCGTACAAAGTCAGGCTGTAGACAATATTGGACGGATCACCGTCTCCAAGGAGGTGATAACCATATAGCCCGTCCTTTTTAGCAGCTAGGGGGTCACTGAAACTTTTGAGCAAAGTCGTTGTTTCCTGCTGTACGGACTGGTCCACCGTGCTGGTAACTGAAAGATCAAAGCGATCCAGACGGTACAGCCGGTCGACATCCAGCAAATTCAGCAATTGGACTCTGACTGCATTGAGCGCCTTTCGAGAAAAAAATGATTGGGCACTTGGCGGGTCAACCCGTTCCTGTAGAACAAGCGGTGCCGCGATCGCTGCATCCCGATCTCTTGGCGTGATGATACCGACCCGGGCCAACAGACGAAGGTAAGTGTCGGTTTTAGCTTTTAGGGCCATATGATCTTGTGCAAGGAAATACGATGGACGGCGTTGGGCAACAAAAAGACTGACGACCTGTTTCAGCGCCATTGCTCTGACTTTTACGACCGAATCGGATAAGTTTGAGGGGCGCTGTGACAACAGCCGAACGGTCTGGGGAAAGTCGACACCGTACCAGGCATACAAACCGTCGCCAAGCCCCATGACTTCCCCGTAACCGGAAATCGCTCCAAGAGGCATGGAGTTGATAAAATCGCATACAATGCGATACCGGGCCTGCAGGGTCTCCTCTCCGTTCAGATAGGCACGCATGCTTGCGGATGCCATCTGTTGAAATTTATCTTTAACAGAAAGCGTCAGACCTTGGGGCGAATGGCGGTATTTTTCTATCTGGGTCGCCAGGGTGCTTCCCCCTGGAACATTTCGACTGCTGTCCACTACTTTCATCCCCAGTTCCAGAGCCGCGGCGGTAAGACGTTTCCATTCCACGGCGGGATTTTTAAGGGGGTAGCGAGGGTCCAGCAGCTCTCGATTTTCGATATAAAGCAAACTGTTTACGATAATATCCGGGATCTGGCTAAAATCAGAAAAAACACGTTCAGGATAGGCAGCCGCATAGATACGGCGTCCTAACCGGTCTTTAATGCGAAGACCGGCATTG
This window of the uncultured Desulfobacter sp. genome carries:
- a CDS encoding transporter; amino-acid sequence: MQKAIFFGDAYAKKSLKLVKSITGVMLILAMLVCPLQGAFAAEGGGSAYLGGNEDFMLGALPGPGFYPIVYSFHYTADELMDGNGNKQPLDFDLNVTGAAFRFIYVSDMKLFGADVAWHAIIPVLSSQVDIVEAGVHDSTGGLGDIEVSALTLGWHPNKNLHVVGSLDVWLPVGEYDDDDAASLGRNYWTVAPILAVTYLFDTGFELSAKLQYLVNFENPDTDYTTGNEFICDYLIGQHVGNWMFGLNGMLYLQATDDELSGVNVDNKGQALSIGPAIQYNYKNMFFNLKVQFDTNVENRPRGEKYWFKFMYAF
- a CDS encoding transglycosylase domain-containing protein, translating into MKAGSSKQTWRTIRMMFGFLLILALILAVIYELETSKLQAHYISRLAAKISVQIASGESPSIQFPKAGPYDTRLGYVELPTFFRNLDVAGYDIEAQARFSPFMLEYTQAGFYPAYREKSNAGLRIKDRLGRRIYAAAYPERVFSDFSQIPDIIVNSLLYIENRELLDPRYPLKNPAVEWKRLTAAALELGMKVVDSSRNVPGGSTLATQIEKYRHSPQGLTLSVKDKFQQMASASMRAYLNGEETLQARYRIVCDFINSMPLGAISGYGEVMGLGDGLYAWYGVDFPQTVRLLSQRPSNLSDSVVKVRAMALKQVVSLFVAQRRPSYFLAQDHMALKAKTDTYLRLLARVGIITPRDRDAAIAAPLVLQERVDPPSAQSFFSRKALNAVRVQLLNLLDVDRLYRLDRFDLSVTSTVDQSVQQETTTLLKSFSDPLAAKKDGLYGYHLLGDGDPSNIVYSLTLYERSDGANFMRLQTDTLDQPLNINSGTKLELGSSAKFRTLATYLEIIAGLHKQYRSLSLSELANVEVDPADDLSRWVISYLSRSGDRALSAILASAMQRSYSASPEEKFFTGGGVHTFSNFDTRHDTRMFSVQDAFNHSINLVFIRMMRDITQYYKYQIPGVRQLLADATDPRRHDYLAKFADQEGQIFLQRFYRKYAGKSFDEAFDILLEGMRQNPKNLAAAFRYIKPAAGFKEFKAFLSGHLKNGQAAGNRLPELFEMSGPHTYSLVELGYITRVHPLELWTLAYLNRHPDAGLGEVIQNSAAERQQVYTWLFRTSRKNKQDVRIRALLEVEAFSEIFLAWKRLKYPFNSLVPSYATAIGSSADRPDSLAELVGIVLNKGKWYPTLQIRKLCFGEKTPYETRLAYRKSQGEQVMHPQVAMALRQALLGVVESGTARRIRNAFLLSDGTDLAVGGKTGTGDNRHNIYGSDGQLILSKAINRTAVFVFFIGDRFYGVVTAYVAGQDSDDYTFTSALAVQILKAAAPRLMPLLEADDQQ